A region from the Variovorax paradoxus genome encodes:
- a CDS encoding tripartite tricarboxylate transporter TctB family protein, whose amino-acid sequence MKFNDAIFGAILLALGIVVLAVVQGYPGIPGQQVGPALFPGLIAVGLCVCGAMLLAKGWRERHAMAWVRLGDWAASPRHVLAAALVVGAVLFYIFASERLGFLPTAAISLLALMLAMRVPPGRALLVALIATLVIHAAFYKLLRVPLPWGVLTPFAW is encoded by the coding sequence ATGAAATTCAACGACGCGATCTTCGGCGCGATCCTGCTGGCGCTCGGTATCGTGGTGCTTGCCGTAGTGCAGGGCTATCCCGGCATACCGGGCCAGCAGGTGGGGCCGGCGCTGTTTCCGGGGCTGATTGCCGTGGGGCTGTGCGTCTGCGGCGCCATGCTGCTGGCCAAGGGCTGGCGCGAGCGGCACGCCATGGCCTGGGTGCGGCTCGGCGACTGGGCCGCTTCGCCGCGCCATGTGCTGGCCGCCGCGCTGGTCGTCGGCGCGGTGCTGTTCTACATCTTCGCTTCCGAGCGGCTGGGCTTCCTGCCGACCGCGGCCATCTCGCTGCTGGCGCTGATGCTCGCCATGCGCGTGCCGCCGGGCCGCGCGCTGCTGGTTGCGCTGATTGCCACGCTGGTGATCCATGCCGCGTTCTACAAGCTGTTGCGCGTTCCGCTTCCCTGGGGCGTCCTGACGCCCTTCGCCTGGTAA
- a CDS encoding tripartite tricarboxylate transporter substrate binding protein, whose amino-acid sequence MRVVRSTGFFSRRSFVAHAAAAAAGLAMFAAAAPAAAQAYPSRPVTLIVPWGAGGGTDATARIIASLLEKELGQPMTVVNRTGGNGVVGHAAIAAAPPDGYTIGMATVEIGMMHWQGLTPLTSASYTPIGLANLDPAGIQVRADAPYKTVAELLAAIKASPGKLKASGTGQGGIWHLAIAGLLRDQKIDPAAVPWVPSNGAAPGLQDVVAGGVEIAPVSLPEARSLIDAGKVKSLAIMSDKPSALYPNVPTLKAAIGSDWSMAAWRGIVAPKGLPADVRDKLAGALKKVVASKEYTDFMASRGFGVIYAGPDDFAAYMAKSDAELGATMKAVGIVK is encoded by the coding sequence ATGCGTGTTGTTCGTTCAACCGGCTTCTTTTCGCGCCGCTCTTTCGTGGCCCATGCCGCAGCTGCCGCGGCAGGGCTCGCGATGTTTGCGGCGGCGGCGCCCGCGGCTGCCCAGGCCTACCCGAGCCGGCCCGTCACGCTGATCGTTCCCTGGGGCGCGGGTGGGGGCACCGATGCCACGGCGCGCATCATCGCAAGCCTGCTCGAAAAAGAGCTCGGCCAGCCGATGACGGTGGTGAACCGCACCGGCGGCAACGGCGTGGTGGGCCATGCGGCCATTGCCGCCGCGCCGCCCGACGGCTACACCATCGGCATGGCCACGGTCGAGATCGGCATGATGCACTGGCAGGGGCTGACGCCGCTGACCAGCGCCTCGTACACGCCGATCGGCCTTGCCAACCTCGACCCGGCCGGCATCCAGGTGCGCGCCGACGCGCCCTACAAGACCGTGGCCGAACTGCTGGCGGCCATCAAGGCCAGCCCCGGCAAGCTCAAGGCCTCCGGCACAGGGCAGGGCGGCATCTGGCACCTGGCCATCGCGGGCCTCTTGCGCGACCAGAAGATCGATCCCGCGGCCGTGCCCTGGGTGCCGAGCAATGGCGCGGCGCCGGGCCTGCAGGACGTGGTGGCGGGCGGTGTCGAGATCGCGCCGGTCTCGCTGCCCGAGGCGCGCTCGCTGATCGATGCGGGCAAGGTCAAGAGCCTTGCGATCATGAGCGACAAGCCCTCGGCCCTCTATCCCAACGTGCCCACGCTCAAGGCGGCCATCGGCAGCGACTGGTCGATGGCGGCCTGGCGCGGCATCGTCGCGCCCAAGGGCCTGCCGGCCGACGTGCGCGACAAGCTCGCGGGCGCACTCAAGAAAGTGGTGGCGAGCAAGGAGTACACCGACTTCATGGCATCGCGCGGCTTTGGCGTGATCTATGCGGGCCCCGACGACTTCGCCGCCTACATGGCCAAGTCCGACGCCGAACTCGGCGCAACCATGAAGGCCGTGGGTATCGTCAAGTGA
- a CDS encoding 3-hydroxybutyrate dehydrogenase — protein sequence MQLKDKVAYITGSASGIGKEIAMLFAREGAKVVIADLNKQAADATAAELQATGAQAMGVAVDVTSEEQVDASVEEAAKAFGGIDILVSNAGVQIVHPVEEFSFADWKKMLAIHLDGAFLTTKACLKHMYAQGRGGSVIYMGSVHSKEASLLKAPYVTAKHGLIGLAKTVAKEGAKHGVRANVICPGFVRTPLVEKQIPEQAKTLGITEEQVIKNVMLKETVDGEFTTTDDVARVALLFAAFPTNALTGQSLVVSHGWFMQ from the coding sequence ATGCAACTCAAGGACAAGGTCGCCTACATCACCGGTTCGGCCAGCGGCATCGGCAAGGAGATTGCCATGCTGTTTGCGCGCGAGGGTGCCAAGGTCGTCATTGCCGACCTCAACAAGCAGGCCGCCGACGCCACTGCGGCCGAACTCCAGGCGACGGGCGCGCAAGCCATGGGCGTGGCGGTGGACGTGACCAGCGAAGAGCAGGTCGATGCCTCGGTCGAAGAGGCTGCCAAGGCCTTCGGCGGCATCGACATCCTGGTCAGCAACGCGGGCGTGCAGATCGTTCATCCGGTCGAGGAGTTCAGTTTTGCCGACTGGAAGAAGATGCTCGCGATCCACCTCGACGGCGCCTTTCTCACCACCAAGGCCTGCCTCAAGCACATGTATGCGCAGGGCCGCGGCGGCAGCGTGATCTACATGGGGTCGGTGCACTCCAAGGAGGCTTCGCTGCTGAAGGCGCCCTACGTCACCGCCAAGCACGGGCTCATCGGCCTGGCCAAGACGGTCGCCAAGGAAGGCGCGAAGCACGGCGTGCGCGCCAACGTGATCTGCCCGGGCTTCGTGCGCACGCCGCTGGTCGAAAAGCAGATTCCCGAGCAGGCGAAGACGCTCGGCATCACCGAGGAACAGGTCATCAAGAACGTGATGCTGAAGGAGACGGTCGATGGCGAATTCACCACCACCGACGACGTGGCGCGCGTGGCGCTGCTGTTCGCGGCCTTTCCGACCAATGCGCTGACCGGCCAGTCGCTGGTGGTGAGCCACGGCTGGTTTATGCAGTAG
- a CDS encoding patatin-like phospholipase family protein: MTTTKKPRAARSKTLDTFAERREDMRAARKALVLQGGGALGAYQAGVYAALSETDLQPHWIAGVSIGAINAALIAGNAPDKRIDRLREFWHLVSSGPAQRLPAWLGDRAMQNQWSASMAMLVGIPGFFEPRHSPALLMGAAAPLLSYYDTAPLRLTLERLVDFDRINACEARFSVGAVDVRTGNSVYFDNTRQRIGPEHIMASGALPPGFAPVSIDGDDYWDGGIVSNTPLQYVLDIHPRSEPLVVLQVDLFNARGEMPRTLSGVMERQKDITYSSRTRMNTDALAANLNLQQAIADLISKLPAHLRNDPSVLAVQAELTHHPIDIFHLIYRDKPYEVESKDYEFSRAAVEEHWEAGARDMRRTLAHPETLRSDATVNGVTTFDLGEPGVERVKRPGLSR, from the coding sequence ATGACGACGACGAAGAAGCCCCGTGCCGCACGCAGCAAGACCCTCGACACTTTCGCGGAGCGCCGCGAAGACATGCGTGCCGCGCGCAAGGCGCTGGTGCTGCAGGGCGGCGGCGCGCTCGGCGCCTACCAGGCCGGCGTGTATGCCGCACTCAGCGAGACCGACCTGCAGCCGCACTGGATTGCCGGCGTCTCCATCGGCGCCATCAACGCGGCGCTGATCGCAGGCAATGCGCCCGACAAGCGCATCGACCGGCTGCGGGAGTTCTGGCACCTCGTGTCCTCCGGGCCGGCGCAGCGCCTGCCAGCCTGGCTGGGCGACCGCGCGATGCAGAACCAGTGGAGCGCCAGCATGGCGATGCTGGTGGGCATTCCGGGCTTCTTCGAGCCGCGCCATTCGCCTGCGCTGCTCATGGGCGCCGCGGCGCCGCTCCTGAGCTACTACGACACCGCGCCGCTCAGGCTCACGCTCGAGCGCCTGGTCGACTTCGACCGCATCAATGCCTGCGAGGCGCGCTTCAGCGTGGGGGCGGTCGATGTGCGCACCGGCAACTCGGTGTACTTCGACAACACGCGCCAGCGCATCGGCCCCGAGCACATCATGGCCAGCGGCGCGCTGCCGCCGGGGTTTGCGCCGGTCAGCATCGACGGCGATGACTACTGGGACGGCGGCATCGTCTCGAACACGCCGCTGCAGTACGTGCTCGACATCCATCCGCGCTCCGAACCGCTGGTGGTGCTGCAGGTCGATCTTTTCAATGCACGCGGCGAGATGCCGCGCACGCTGTCGGGCGTGATGGAGCGGCAGAAGGACATCACCTATTCGAGCCGCACCCGCATGAACACCGATGCGCTGGCCGCCAACCTGAACCTGCAGCAGGCCATCGCCGACCTGATCTCCAAGCTGCCGGCGCACCTGCGCAACGATCCATCGGTGCTCGCGGTGCAGGCCGAGCTCACGCACCATCCGATCGACATCTTCCACCTGATCTACCGCGACAAGCCCTACGAAGTCGAATCGAAGGACTACGAGTTCTCGCGCGCCGCCGTCGAAGAGCATTGGGAGGCCGGCGCGCGCGACATGCGGCGCACGCTGGCGCACCCCGAAACACTGCGCAGCGACGCCACCGTGAACGGCGTGACCACCTTCGACCTCGGCGAGCCCGGCGTCGAGCGCGTCAAGCGTCCGGGGCTGTCGCGCTGA